In Pseudomonas alcaliphila JAB1, a single window of DNA contains:
- a CDS encoding DNA-binding protein translates to MEQSGVVGLSISGDAQRVTDLRDAPFCTKYVLAQLLGMEQITEDVVRGWIESHALPTVKIGRHRVINLHRIRRDLDRGKTIFCAGDYSDD, encoded by the coding sequence ATGGAACAGTCTGGTGTAGTGGGGCTTTCGATTTCGGGAGACGCCCAACGCGTAACGGATCTCCGCGACGCACCGTTCTGCACGAAATACGTGCTGGCTCAGCTCCTGGGCATGGAGCAAATCACCGAAGACGTGGTGCGCGGCTGGATCGAAAGCCACGCCCTGCCGACCGTGAAAATCGGACGTCACCGCGTCATCAACCTGCACCGCATCCGCCGCGACCTCGACCGAGGCAAAACCATCTTCTGCGCGGGGGATTACAGCGATGACTAA
- the lolB gene encoding lipoprotein insertase outer membrane protein LolB has product MMLRHLLVFSLIALLAGCAGLTSHEALEGQGDPAQWKAHKEQITQLDGWQINGKIGIRAPQDSGSATLFWLQRQDYYDIRLSGPLGGGAARLTGRPGDILLEVSNRGRFRAESPEALLQEQLRLDLPVSNLLWWIRGLPAPDSRSRITLDGQSRLAQLEQDGWKVEYQRYTEQNGYALPERLKLYGQDLEVTLVIKDWQPRQLGQ; this is encoded by the coding sequence TTGATGCTTCGTCACCTACTCGTATTCAGCCTTATCGCCCTGCTCGCCGGCTGCGCCGGCCTCACCTCGCACGAAGCGCTGGAAGGCCAGGGCGACCCGGCCCAGTGGAAAGCCCACAAAGAGCAGATCACTCAGCTCGACGGCTGGCAGATCAACGGCAAGATCGGCATCCGCGCCCCGCAGGATTCCGGCAGCGCCACCCTGTTCTGGCTGCAGCGCCAGGATTACTACGACATTCGCCTGTCCGGCCCGCTAGGTGGCGGCGCCGCCCGCCTGACCGGTCGCCCGGGTGACATCCTGCTGGAAGTATCCAACCGCGGCCGTTTCCGCGCCGAATCGCCAGAAGCACTGCTGCAAGAGCAACTGCGCCTGGACCTGCCGGTGTCCAACCTGCTCTGGTGGATTCGCGGCCTGCCCGCCCCGGACAGCCGCAGCCGCATCACCCTCGATGGCCAAAGCCGCCTGGCGCAGCTGGAACAGGACGGCTGGAAGGTCGAATACCAGCGCTACACCGAGCAGAACGGCTACGCCCTGCCGGAGCGCCTGAAGCTCTACGGCCAGGACCTGGAAGTGACCCTGGTGATCAAGGACTGGCAACCGCGTCAGTTGGGGCAGTAA
- a CDS encoding zonular occludens toxin domain-containing protein — translation MAIDAYTGMPGHGKSYGVVEHVIIPSLKQGRHIVTNIPLETDALLAEFGGTIDQLPADWFERRDLAELAPNGCVLVLDELWRRWPKGQKTNAAPLEDKALLAEHRHRVDDKGQSMRVILVTQDLEQIASWVTLLVETTYRIVKKSKKFYRVDIYRGAAKGQRPPKSALLRQTAGTFKPTVWCYYKSATQSATGDVGDESKADGRASILRSWGLWALLAIIVGGASFGMYGINRFFSPEPPPSQAKHVEPIPAKAEPEAQSRTSRAAAAVYNTKPDGPVMSLTWRVGGYVHSPTGTWSPPPRPEPEPTEATYWQDYDKPRQVSKTARVVLISNGGLTRILPISECRFFPGQVDMYCDVDGERVTPWTGRGAVTSVIDPLPSVSQARREPDTGAGQRSATGAGASAAQPAP, via the coding sequence ATGGCCATTGATGCTTACACCGGCATGCCTGGCCATGGGAAGAGTTATGGCGTGGTCGAACACGTCATCATTCCCAGCCTCAAACAAGGCCGGCATATCGTCACCAACATCCCGCTGGAAACCGACGCGCTATTGGCTGAGTTCGGCGGCACCATCGACCAGCTACCGGCCGACTGGTTCGAGCGCCGCGACCTGGCCGAACTGGCTCCCAATGGCTGCGTGCTGGTGCTCGATGAACTCTGGCGCCGCTGGCCCAAGGGGCAAAAGACCAACGCCGCTCCGCTGGAAGATAAAGCCCTGCTGGCTGAGCACCGCCACCGCGTCGATGACAAAGGCCAGTCCATGCGGGTCATTCTGGTAACCCAGGATCTGGAGCAAATCGCTTCCTGGGTAACGTTGCTGGTCGAAACCACCTACCGCATCGTCAAGAAGTCCAAGAAGTTCTACCGCGTCGATATCTACCGGGGTGCCGCCAAAGGTCAGCGGCCCCCGAAATCGGCCTTGCTGCGGCAAACCGCTGGCACCTTCAAGCCCACCGTGTGGTGCTACTACAAGTCCGCCACGCAATCGGCCACGGGCGACGTGGGCGACGAATCCAAGGCCGATGGTCGCGCCTCGATCCTGCGCTCCTGGGGCTTGTGGGCGTTGCTGGCGATCATCGTTGGCGGCGCCTCGTTCGGCATGTACGGCATCAATCGGTTCTTCTCGCCAGAGCCTCCGCCATCCCAGGCAAAGCACGTCGAACCGATCCCGGCCAAGGCTGAGCCAGAGGCGCAGAGCCGAACCAGTCGGGCAGCGGCTGCTGTGTACAACACCAAGCCGGATGGCCCCGTCATGTCCCTGACCTGGCGCGTGGGTGGCTACGTCCATTCGCCCACCGGCACGTGGTCACCTCCACCCAGGCCAGAGCCTGAGCCGACCGAGGCCACCTACTGGCAGGACTACGACAAGCCCCGGCAGGTCAGCAAGACCGCCCGAGTCGTGCTGATTTCCAACGGCGGATTGACCCGGATTTTGCCCATCAGCGAATGCCGGTTCTTTCCCGGTCAGGTGGACATGTACTGCGATGTAGACGGCGAACGGGTCACGCCCTGGACGGGTCGTGGAGCGGTTACCAGCGTGATAGATCCGTTGCCGTCTGTAAGTCAGGCGCGCCGTGAGCCTGACACCGGCGCCGGTCAGCGTAGCGCAACAGGCGCCGGTGCCAGCGCGGCGCAGCCGGCTCCCTGA
- a CDS encoding DUF5447 family protein → MNPSQYLLSHPKDCGCQSCFARNPQGKTFAFRRHPHADNCDCSVCWLNRNWQPPKPAASPSTRCTDCRPAQWRMVDGRNCVTPASYCEKHKPSPRPPKYWFVVSDTGKPTPFVPLREPFELVG, encoded by the coding sequence ATGAATCCCAGCCAGTACCTGCTATCGCACCCGAAGGACTGCGGCTGCCAGAGCTGCTTTGCCCGCAATCCGCAGGGCAAGACGTTCGCCTTTCGCCGTCACCCGCACGCCGACAATTGCGACTGCTCTGTCTGCTGGTTAAACCGAAACTGGCAACCGCCGAAGCCCGCCGCCTCCCCGTCCACACGATGCACCGACTGCCGCCCCGCTCAATGGCGCATGGTCGATGGGCGGAACTGTGTGACACCTGCCTCGTACTGCGAGAAACACAAGCCGTCGCCCCGTCCGCCGAAGTACTGGTTCGTTGTGAGCGACACCGGCAAACCAACGCCCTTCGTGCCCCTGCGCGAACCGTTCGAACTGGTGGGGTGA
- the pth gene encoding aminoacyl-tRNA hydrolase: MTAVQLIVGLGNPGPEYDQTRHNAGALFVERVAESQRVNLSVDRKYFGLVGKFVHQGREVRLLIPTTYMNRSGQSVAALANFFKIKPEEILVAHDELDMPPGVAKLKQGGGHGGHNGLRDIIAQLGNQNNFHRLRLGIGHPGHASLVSGYVLGRAPRSEQELLDKSIDFALDVLPEILAGDWTVAMRKLHSQKATK; the protein is encoded by the coding sequence ATGACTGCCGTACAACTGATCGTTGGCCTGGGTAACCCCGGCCCCGAATACGACCAGACCCGGCACAATGCAGGGGCCCTTTTCGTTGAGCGCGTGGCCGAGAGCCAGCGCGTCAACCTCTCTGTCGATCGCAAGTATTTCGGCCTGGTGGGCAAGTTCGTTCACCAGGGGCGCGAAGTTCGCCTGCTCATCCCCACCACCTACATGAACCGCAGCGGCCAGTCCGTGGCGGCCTTGGCCAATTTCTTCAAGATCAAACCCGAAGAGATCCTGGTGGCCCACGACGAACTCGACATGCCACCCGGCGTCGCCAAGCTCAAACAGGGCGGCGGCCACGGCGGGCACAACGGCCTGCGCGACATCATCGCCCAGCTCGGCAACCAGAATAACTTCCATCGCCTGCGGCTCGGCATCGGCCACCCGGGGCACGCCAGCCTGGTCTCCGGCTACGTGCTCGGACGCGCCCCACGCAGCGAACAGGAACTGCTCGACAAGAGCATCGACTTCGCCTTGGACGTCCTGCCGGAAATACTCGCCGGCGACTGGACCGTGGCCATGCGCAAACTGCATAGCCAGAAGGCCACCAAGTAA
- the ispE gene encoding 4-(cytidine 5'-diphospho)-2-C-methyl-D-erythritol kinase translates to MTAIPSHAELILPAPAKLNLMLHILGRRADGYHELQTLFQFLDHGDELGFSLRQDGEIRLHTPIDGVPHDSNLIVRAAKRLQEASGTQLGADIWLDKRLPMGGGIGGGSSDAATTLLGLDHLWQTQLGEERLAELGLALGADVPVFVRGRAAFAEGVGERLTPVELDEPWFLVVVPQVFVSTAEVFGSPELTRDTPPIKVRSLLAGGGRNDCQPVVEKRYPEVRNALILLNKFVSARLTGTGACIFGSFPNRDDADKVARQLPGTLPSFVAQGRNISMLHRRLQALAKK, encoded by the coding sequence ATGACCGCCATCCCCAGCCACGCCGAACTGATCCTGCCCGCCCCCGCCAAGCTCAACCTGATGCTGCACATCCTCGGCCGCCGCGCCGATGGCTATCACGAGCTGCAGACGCTGTTTCAGTTTCTCGACCACGGCGACGAGCTCGGCTTCAGCCTGCGTCAGGATGGCGAAATCCGTCTGCACACGCCCATCGACGGCGTGCCACATGACAGCAACCTGATCGTGCGCGCAGCCAAAAGGCTGCAGGAAGCCAGCGGCACCCAGCTCGGCGCCGATATCTGGCTGGACAAACGCCTGCCCATGGGCGGCGGCATCGGCGGTGGCAGCTCGGATGCCGCCACCACCCTGCTCGGCCTCGATCACCTGTGGCAAACCCAACTGGGCGAAGAGCGCCTGGCCGAACTGGGCCTGGCCCTGGGCGCCGATGTACCGGTATTCGTGCGCGGCCGCGCGGCCTTCGCCGAAGGCGTTGGCGAACGCTTGACCCCAGTCGAACTCGACGAGCCCTGGTTCCTCGTCGTAGTACCGCAAGTCTTTGTCAGCACAGCAGAAGTTTTCGGCTCGCCCGAGTTGACACGCGATACGCCGCCCATTAAAGTTCGCAGCCTTCTTGCGGGGGGTGGTCGAAACGACTGCCAGCCGGTTGTAGAGAAGCGTTACCCTGAAGTTCGTAACGCTTTGATCTTGTTGAACAAATTTGTTTCAGCTAGATTGACCGGCACTGGAGCTTGCATATTTGGGAGCTTCCCAAATCGGGACGATGCTGATAAAGTCGCCCGCCAACTTCCAGGCACTCTGCCGAGCTTTGTCGCTCAAGGTCGCAACATTTCGATGCTGCACCGCAGGCTCCAAGCATTGGCCAAGAAGTGA
- a CDS encoding 50S ribosomal protein L25/general stress protein Ctc, with amino-acid sequence MTVEFALNAEVRSDLGKGASRRLRRNVSMVPAVIYGGDKAPQSISLLAKDLAKLLENEAAFSHVLSLDVAGTKESVVIKALQRHPAKGFVLHADFQRVVAGQKLSAHVPLHFINEATSVGVKQQGGEISHTISEVEVSCLPKDLPEFIEVDMAAVEVGQTVHMSDLKLPKGVELVALAHGNDLAVSNIHASRVKDEEGAAE; translated from the coding sequence ATGACTGTTGAATTTGCCCTGAATGCCGAAGTGCGTTCCGACCTGGGGAAAGGTGCGAGCCGCCGCCTGCGTCGTAACGTGTCCATGGTTCCTGCCGTGATCTACGGTGGCGACAAAGCCCCGCAATCGATCAGCCTGCTGGCCAAAGACCTGGCCAAGCTGCTGGAAAACGAAGCGGCTTTCAGCCACGTTCTGAGCCTGGACGTTGCCGGTACCAAAGAAAGCGTCGTGATCAAAGCCCTGCAGCGCCACCCGGCCAAAGGCTTCGTCCTGCACGCTGACTTCCAGCGCGTCGTTGCCGGCCAGAAGCTGAGCGCTCACGTACCCCTGCACTTCATCAACGAAGCTACTTCCGTTGGCGTGAAGCAGCAAGGTGGCGAGATCTCCCACACCATCAGCGAAGTCGAAGTTTCCTGCCTGCCGAAAGACCTGCCGGAATTCATCGAAGTCGACATGGCTGCCGTAGAAGTTGGCCAGACCGTCCACATGTCCGACCTGAAGCTGCCGAAAGGCGTTGAGCTGGTTGCTCTGGCTCACGGTAACGACCTGGCTGTCTCCAACATCCACGCCAGCCGCGTTAAAGACGAAGAAGGCGCTGCCGAGTAA
- a CDS encoding ribose-phosphate pyrophosphokinase, with translation MSKMMVFTGNANPDLARRIVRQLHIPLGDASVGKFSDGEVMIEINENVRGKDVFLIQPTCAPTNDNLMELVVMADAFRRSSATRITAVIPYFGYARQDRRPRSARVAISAKVVADMLTVVGIDRVLTVDLHADQIQGFFDIPVDNIYGSPVLVDDIEDQRFDNLMIVSPDIGGVVRARAVAKSLGVDLAIIDKRREKANQSEVMHIIGDVEGRTCILVDDMVDTAGTLCHAAKALKERGAAKVYAYCTHPVLSGRAIENIENSVLDELVVTNTIPLSAAAQSCSRIRQLDIAPVVAEAVRRISNEESISAMFR, from the coding sequence GTGTCCAAGATGATGGTCTTCACGGGGAACGCAAACCCCGATCTGGCGCGACGGATCGTTCGTCAGCTGCACATTCCCCTCGGCGATGCTTCGGTCGGTAAGTTCTCCGACGGCGAAGTCATGATCGAAATCAACGAGAACGTTCGCGGCAAGGACGTCTTCCTGATTCAGCCGACCTGTGCACCCACCAACGACAACCTGATGGAACTGGTAGTGATGGCCGACGCCTTCCGCCGTTCCTCGGCGACTCGCATCACTGCAGTCATCCCCTACTTCGGTTATGCCCGCCAGGATCGCCGTCCGCGTTCCGCGCGCGTGGCAATCAGCGCCAAAGTGGTTGCCGACATGCTCACCGTGGTCGGTATCGACCGCGTGCTGACCGTCGACCTGCACGCTGACCAGATCCAGGGCTTCTTCGACATTCCGGTGGACAACATCTACGGCTCCCCGGTCCTGGTCGATGACATCGAAGACCAACGCTTCGACAACCTGATGATCGTCTCCCCCGATATCGGCGGCGTCGTTCGTGCCCGCGCCGTGGCCAAGAGCCTGGGCGTCGACCTGGCGATCATCGACAAGCGTCGCGAGAAGGCCAACCAGTCCGAAGTGATGCACATCATCGGTGACGTCGAAGGCCGTACCTGCATCCTGGTCGACGACATGGTCGACACCGCCGGTACCCTCTGCCACGCCGCCAAAGCGCTGAAAGAGCGCGGTGCTGCCAAGGTCTACGCCTACTGCACCCACCCGGTGCTGTCCGGCCGCGCCATCGAGAACATCGAGAATTCCGTCCTGGACGAGCTGGTGGTCACCAACACCATCCCGCTGTCCGCTGCGGCGCAGTCCTGCTCGCGAATCCGCCAGCTCGACATCGCCCCGGTCGTTGCCGAAGCGGTACGCCGCATCAGCAACGAAGAATCGATCAGCGCCATGTTCCGCTAA
- a CDS encoding tyrosine-type recombinase/integrase: MTARKDGNTWTADFYENGRSGRRIRKKGFKTKAAAQRYESEFFASLNSTGRPLDDRLSDLVTLWHDLHGCSLKDAKHRLARTLATVERLGNPMASNFDALAWARYRQTRLKDVSPHTVNHEQRYLSAVFSELIRLGAWVGNNPLAKVRQIKTDQTELTFLTLQQVEQLLEECKRSTNNHTYPVALICLATGARWDEAESLSRGALFGGKAHFHRTKNRQSRSVPIPKEVEEIALKVGMPGNGRLFMPCRSAFRSAYLRCGFHTPGQMTHILRHTFASHYMMGGGDILGLQRILGHSTITMTMRYAHLSPDHLESALRLSPLTQCGYLSHHA; this comes from the coding sequence ATGACGGCCAGGAAAGACGGCAATACCTGGACCGCTGACTTCTACGAAAACGGTCGCTCGGGTCGTCGTATTCGCAAGAAGGGTTTCAAGACCAAGGCCGCAGCCCAGCGCTATGAATCGGAGTTTTTCGCCAGCCTGAACAGCACCGGCCGGCCGCTCGATGATCGGCTGTCTGATCTGGTGACGCTCTGGCATGACCTGCACGGCTGCTCGCTCAAGGATGCCAAGCATCGTCTTGCACGCACCCTGGCCACGGTCGAACGCCTCGGCAACCCGATGGCTTCCAACTTCGATGCCCTCGCCTGGGCACGCTATCGCCAGACTCGCCTCAAGGACGTCAGCCCGCACACCGTCAACCATGAACAGCGTTACCTGTCGGCCGTTTTCTCCGAACTGATCCGCCTGGGTGCATGGGTCGGCAACAACCCGTTGGCCAAGGTTCGTCAGATCAAGACAGATCAGACCGAGCTGACGTTTCTGACACTGCAACAGGTCGAACAGCTGCTGGAAGAGTGCAAGCGCTCGACCAACAACCATACCTATCCGGTTGCGCTGATCTGCTTGGCCACTGGCGCCCGATGGGATGAAGCGGAATCCCTGTCACGGGGTGCCCTGTTCGGTGGTAAGGCCCATTTCCACCGGACTAAGAACCGCCAGTCCCGGTCGGTGCCGATCCCCAAAGAGGTCGAAGAGATTGCGTTAAAGGTGGGTATGCCGGGAAATGGTCGGCTGTTCATGCCCTGCCGGTCGGCATTCCGATCTGCTTACCTGCGCTGCGGCTTCCACACTCCCGGCCAGATGACCCACATCCTTCGGCACACCTTCGCCAGCCATTACATGATGGGCGGTGGTGACATCCTGGGTCTGCAACGCATCCTCGGGCACTCCACCATCACGATGACCATGCGCTATGCACACCTGTCGCCTGATCATCTGGAATCGGCGCTTAGGCTTTCCCCTCTTACACAGTGCGGATATCTGTCACACCATGCTTAG
- a CDS encoding methyltransferase yields MRQAFYFVLCAALLAFSAVSSAATKITYYYGKQGDLVYSRQKNADAACMAILSEAPDGAKYRHVAALSGTGGGNCIGDLIAGGSRGAYGQWVSTTVTCEHGSADGLTCNPPPEPQDCSNLSPGIFKSPSGPIINSGGRNYIASGFPPGSSVCFGGCSYSIGSAASSCYKDIGSTTSGYCNYVGTGTGDTCSAPDAALGAPGDALNPPDTPDVPPSDPNDPCAGMPGYSWSGTTCVKDPDDNGNPPGGDTGGGDSGGNDGGSDGGSGGGNSGGGDSGGGNNGGGDGSGNGDGDGNGSGDGGGSSGGGSGNGSGDGEGDGEEEGEGSGPGFCEGDECGFVAPSYFGGAEKIPGFDESFKRVYDGVLNSPIGSAVTGIAFPSGGGVCPSGSVELFGKRIVFDGHCTLWPQISGIFTALMIAVWSLLAVRIVLSS; encoded by the coding sequence ATGCGCCAAGCCTTTTACTTCGTACTCTGCGCCGCCCTGCTGGCCTTCTCTGCGGTGTCCAGTGCGGCCACCAAAATTACCTACTACTACGGCAAACAAGGTGACCTTGTTTATTCCCGCCAAAAGAACGCTGATGCGGCTTGTATGGCGATTCTTTCCGAAGCGCCCGACGGCGCCAAGTACAGGCATGTTGCAGCTCTTTCAGGCACCGGCGGTGGTAACTGTATTGGTGACTTAATTGCTGGTGGCTCGCGCGGGGCCTATGGCCAGTGGGTTTCCACAACAGTTACCTGTGAACATGGCTCCGCTGACGGTCTGACCTGCAACCCGCCACCCGAGCCGCAAGACTGCTCCAACCTGTCCCCTGGCATCTTCAAATCGCCCAGCGGCCCCATCATCAACTCCGGTGGCCGCAACTACATTGCCAGCGGCTTTCCACCGGGCTCATCGGTGTGCTTCGGCGGCTGCTCGTACAGCATCGGTAGCGCTGCCTCCAGCTGCTACAAGGACATTGGCTCCACGACTTCGGGCTACTGCAACTATGTCGGCACGGGCACAGGAGATACCTGCTCAGCCCCCGACGCCGCCCTGGGTGCCCCCGGCGACGCCCTCAACCCGCCCGACACGCCAGACGTTCCGCCATCTGATCCCAATGACCCGTGCGCCGGTATGCCCGGTTATTCGTGGTCGGGTACCACCTGCGTCAAAGACCCGGACGACAACGGCAATCCGCCCGGTGGTGACACCGGTGGCGGCGATAGCGGTGGCAATGACGGTGGCTCGGATGGCGGCTCAGGCGGTGGCAACTCCGGGGGCGGTGACTCAGGTGGCGGCAATAACGGGGGTGGTGACGGCTCCGGTAATGGCGACGGTGACGGCAATGGCTCAGGGGATGGCGGCGGTAGTAGCGGCGGCGGCTCCGGTAATGGGAGCGGTGATGGCGAAGGCGACGGTGAAGAAGAAGGCGAAGGCTCCGGCCCTGGCTTCTGCGAAGGCGACGAATGCGGCTTCGTAGCCCCCAGCTACTTCGGCGGCGCTGAAAAGATTCCCGGCTTCGATGAGTCGTTCAAGCGCGTCTATGACGGCGTCCTCAACTCACCGATAGGCAGCGCGGTGACTGGCATCGCCTTCCCCTCGGGTGGCGGTGTCTGCCCGTCCGGCTCCGTCGAGCTGTTCGGCAAACGCATCGTCTTCGATGGCCACTGCACCCTGTGGCCGCAGATATCCGGCATTTTCACCGCCCTCATGATCGCAGTCTGGTCGCTGCTGGCGGTGCGTATTGTCCTGTCCTCTTGA
- the ychF gene encoding redox-regulated ATPase YchF: MGFNCGIVGLPNVGKSTLFNALTKSGIAAENFPFCTIEPNSGIVPMPDPRLDALAEIVKPEKVIPTTMEFVDIAGLVAGASKGEGLGNKFLANIRETDAIAHVVRCFEDDNVIHVANSVDPKRDIEIIDLELIMADLDSSEKQLQRVARTAKGGDKESVAQKALLEKLIPHLTEGKPARSLLKDLGDDEKRLAKTFHLLTTKPVMYIANVAEDGFENNPHLDVVNAIAEAEGAIVVPVCNKIEAEIAELDDLEEMQMFLETMGMEEPGLNRVIRAGYSLLNLQTYFTAGVKEVRAWTVKVGATAPQSAAAIHTDFEKGFIRAEVIAYNDFIQYKGEAGAKEAGKWRLEGKDYIVKDGDVMHFRFNV, encoded by the coding sequence ATGGGATTCAACTGCGGCATCGTCGGCCTGCCCAACGTCGGCAAGTCCACCCTGTTCAACGCCCTCACCAAATCCGGCATCGCGGCGGAGAACTTCCCGTTCTGTACCATCGAGCCGAACAGCGGCATCGTGCCCATGCCCGACCCGCGCCTGGATGCCCTGGCCGAGATCGTCAAGCCCGAGAAGGTCATCCCTACCACCATGGAATTCGTCGACATCGCCGGCCTGGTCGCGGGCGCGTCGAAAGGTGAAGGCCTGGGCAACAAGTTCCTCGCCAACATCCGCGAGACCGACGCCATCGCCCACGTGGTGCGCTGCTTCGAAGACGACAACGTCATCCACGTTGCCAACAGCGTTGACCCCAAGCGCGACATCGAGATCATCGACCTCGAACTGATCATGGCCGACCTCGACAGCAGCGAGAAACAACTGCAGCGCGTGGCTCGCACCGCTAAAGGTGGCGACAAGGAATCCGTGGCGCAGAAAGCCCTGCTGGAAAAACTCATCCCCCACCTCACCGAAGGTAAGCCGGCGCGCAGCCTGCTCAAAGACCTGGGTGACGACGAGAAGCGCCTGGCCAAGACCTTCCACCTGCTCACCACCAAGCCGGTGATGTACATCGCCAACGTCGCCGAAGACGGCTTCGAGAACAACCCGCACCTCGACGTGGTCAACGCCATCGCCGAAGCGGAAGGCGCCATCGTCGTACCGGTGTGCAACAAGATCGAAGCCGAGATCGCCGAACTGGACGATCTCGAAGAAATGCAGATGTTCCTCGAAACCATGGGCATGGAAGAGCCGGGCCTGAACCGCGTGATCCGCGCCGGTTACTCGCTGCTCAACCTGCAGACCTACTTCACCGCTGGCGTGAAGGAAGTCCGCGCCTGGACTGTCAAGGTCGGCGCCACCGCCCCGCAGTCGGCTGCAGCGATCCACACCGACTTCGAGAAAGGCTTCATCCGCGCCGAAGTCATCGCCTACAACGACTTCATCCAGTACAAGGGCGAAGCCGGCGCCAAGGAAGCCGGCAAATGGCGCCTGGAAGGCAAGGACTACATCGTCAAGGACGGCGACGTGATGCACTTCCGCTTTAACGTTTGA